Proteins co-encoded in one Methylomonas albis genomic window:
- a CDS encoding sll1863 family stress response protein, with protein sequence MNTKKEAYQEKFEAQLREWAAEIEVLKAKADTATAEAKIVYFGQIEELHAKQTAAQTKLQELRASGEQAWEALKPGLEHAWHDLRTAIDDAVSKIK encoded by the coding sequence ATGAATACCAAAAAAGAAGCTTATCAAGAGAAATTCGAAGCCCAATTGCGAGAGTGGGCAGCCGAAATCGAGGTATTAAAGGCAAAAGCTGACACGGCGACAGCAGAGGCCAAAATCGTGTATTTCGGGCAGATTGAGGAATTACACGCCAAGCAGACGGCCGCACAAACAAAATTACAGGAGTTGCGTGCATCCGGAGAGCAAGCGTGGGAGGCACTCAAGCCAGGATTGGAACATGCTTGGCATGATCTTAGAACAGCCATTGACGATGCGGTTTCCAAGATTAAGTAG
- a CDS encoding DUF3096 domain-containing protein — protein sequence MRINLSLNNMEPLLALVAGFLILMMPELLNLIVAVYLIVRGSLGLRSRF from the coding sequence ATGAGAATAAACCTGTCTTTGAACAATATGGAACCGCTCTTGGCCTTGGTCGCCGGATTTCTGATTTTGATGATGCCGGAACTTCTAAATCTTATCGTGGCGGTTTATCTGATCGTGAGGGGCTCTCTGGGATTACGCTCCAGATTTTAA
- a CDS encoding BON domain-containing protein has translation MKTKYLAIFALMLSLLGFTATANEKHNEQTSDAWLKAKIVTTYALSEHLNPFAIDVNVKRGAVTLTGTVESDIASDLAGEIAKGIDGVKQVDNQLRVSAAAQRHTEQASFMHFVDDANITAKVKSQLLLNPNAHGLNIHVKTKNGVVFLEGQLSSEIEADLVRQIVRNTKGVMDIEDNLTVAEKQPATP, from the coding sequence ATGAAAACCAAATACTTGGCTATTTTTGCATTGATGTTGTCATTGCTAGGCTTCACGGCGACTGCAAACGAGAAACACAACGAGCAAACATCGGATGCCTGGCTGAAAGCAAAAATCGTGACGACTTACGCCTTGAGCGAGCACCTGAATCCTTTCGCTATCGACGTCAATGTAAAACGAGGCGCAGTCACCTTGACCGGTACCGTGGAGAGCGACATTGCAAGCGATCTGGCCGGTGAGATTGCAAAAGGCATCGACGGCGTGAAGCAAGTCGACAACCAATTAAGAGTCAGCGCCGCAGCTCAACGTCATACCGAGCAAGCTTCATTCATGCATTTCGTGGACGATGCCAATATCACCGCCAAAGTCAAATCCCAACTTTTGCTGAATCCGAACGCGCATGGCCTGAACATCCATGTCAAGACCAAAAATGGCGTGGTGTTCCTTGAAGGCCAACTGAGTTCTGAAATAGAGGCCGATTTGGTCCGCCAAATTGTCCGTAATACGAAAGGTGTCATGGATATCGAGGACAATCTGACCGTAGCGGAAAAACAGCCGGCCACACCATGA